The Larus michahellis chromosome 2, bLarMic1.1, whole genome shotgun sequence genome window below encodes:
- the AZI2 gene encoding 5-azacytidine-induced protein 2: MEELVEDDICILNHEKADNGHRRDGEIPVSSYSGDESVASHFALVTAYEDIKKRLKETEKENSLLKKRVRILEEKLLGSRLEEECSSVGREQVNKAYQAFREACIDRDNLKSKLDKMMKESAESLKTLNEQLQSKEVELLQLRTEVETQQEMKNLYCTQSSWEIEKLNSDLKVHSLEQDLEKLKQECNSLRKELQKSKQKDQAQDENPLNGDYLQRQDIQSVHQAYWELKREMSNLCLVTDMQAGILRKLKTNPTATKKAASAVPVQCVDLNISKLNLTSGVVYKKLSQNDEFLCNVVSPPLPRDAQIPSERVTLQAWTDERPIPVDGKTFQEHHSYGKSSLEDNSWVFPSPPKPNENVFWEMKNKSTLLNCPADYLDQCNQNCLHKS; this comes from the exons ATGGAGGAGCTGGTAGAGGATGACATCTGTATTTTGAACCACGAAAAAGCAGACAACGGTCataggagagatggagagattcCGGTTTCGTCTTACAGTGGAGATGAGTCTGTTGCCTCACACTTCGCGCTTGTCACTGCATATGAAGACATCAAGAAACGGCTaaaggagacagagaaggagaACTCCCTCTTAAAAAAGAGAGTTAGAATTCTAGAAGAGAAG CTGCTGGGCTCCCGACTGGAAGAGGAATGCAGTTCAGTTGGACGTGAACAAGTAAATAAGGCATACCAAGCCTTTCGAGAGGCCTGCATCGACCGAGAtaatctgaaaagcaaactgGATAAAATG ATGAAAGAAAGTGCAGAATCCTTGAAAACCTTGAACGAACAGTTGCAGTCTAAAGAAGTAGAGCTGTTACAACTAAGAACTGAAGTGGAAACTCAACAAG AGATGAAAAATCTGTATTGTACTCAGTCCAGCTGGGAAATAGAGAAGCTGAATAGTGACCTGAAAGTGCATAGTCTGGAACAGGATCTAGAAAAGCTCAAGCAAGAGTGCAACAGTCTCAGAAAGGAGTTGCAAAAATCCAAGCAGAAG GACCAGGCTCAAGACGAAAATCCATTAAATGGAGACTACCTTCAAAGGCAAGACATCCAGAG tgtgCATCAAGCATATTGGGAACTGAAGAGAGAAATGTCTAATTTGTGCCTAGTGACTGACATGCAAGCTGGGATTCTacgaaaactgaaaacaaacccaacagCGACCAAGAAAG ctgcctcTGCTGTACCAGTACAATGCGTTGACTTGAACATTTCAAAGCTGAATTTGACGTCTGGGGTAGTCTATAAAAAACTCTCACAAAATGATGAATTCCTCTGCAATGTTGTGTCTCCCCCTCTGCCGAGAGATGCACAAATCCCGTCTGAAAGGGTGACTCTACAAGCATGGACAGATGAGAGACCCATTCCAGTTGATGGCAAAACGTTTCAGGAACACCATTCTTACGGAAAGAGCTCGCTGGAAGATAATTCCTGGGTATTCCCAAGTCCTCCAAAGCCTAATGAGAATGTGttttgggaaatgaaaaataaatcaactttGTTAAACTGTCCAGCAGATTACCTGGATCAGTGTAATCAAAACTGTCTGCACAAGAGTTAA